In one Candidatus Caccoplasma merdavium genomic region, the following are encoded:
- a CDS encoding lipopolysaccharide biosynthesis protein: MDNQHENNKRIARNTFFLYLRMILIMGVSLFTSRTILQALGEVDFGLYNVVGGVITIFLFISDSMARTSSRYITVALGGGDANELRRVVSTTRLIQIIFAVIIFVLGETLGLWLLLNKLVIPAERMTAAMWVYQCSVITSMLSILTAPYNALIIAHEQMKAFAYISVFEAISRLAIAYLVQCFYGDKLIVYALLLLALQLGVCLFYAFYCRRNFAESKAPLVYERNRLKEMFAYSGWTSLGNLAIAGYTQGLNILLNIFFGPLVNAARGISVQVQGAVSRFVSNFQVAINPQITKSYAANDLDYMHKLVLYSSKYAFFLMLVLSFPITINAEYILHLWLGEVPQHTVVFVQLTLAISTLESLKQSVLTSLHATGRIRKVQIIESCSLLMIVPISYLLLKSGVTRPEVVFVVYFCVEFFTQVLRVHYILPLIQLPVKRYLQVVVAPLSLITAFLVLLFLFYKPHPDFLSFVSSSLLSLCVIFLLIYLIGLTSGERNFLLQRLRRLHLSSKH; encoded by the coding sequence ATGGATAACCAGCACGAAAACAACAAGCGTATAGCCCGCAATACATTCTTCCTGTATCTGCGCATGATACTCATCATGGGCGTGAGCCTGTTTACCTCGCGGACGATTTTGCAGGCATTGGGTGAGGTCGATTTCGGTCTTTACAATGTGGTCGGGGGTGTTATTACCATCTTTTTGTTTATCTCCGACTCCATGGCCCGCACTTCGTCGCGTTACATCACGGTGGCTCTCGGCGGAGGCGATGCCAATGAGTTGAGGCGGGTTGTGAGCACGACCCGGCTTATACAGATAATCTTTGCAGTTATTATTTTTGTTTTGGGCGAGACTTTGGGATTGTGGCTGTTGTTGAACAAACTGGTTATCCCGGCCGAACGAATGACGGCTGCCATGTGGGTTTACCAATGCTCGGTGATTACGTCGATGCTATCAATCCTTACGGCTCCATACAATGCTTTGATTATTGCTCACGAGCAGATGAAGGCTTTTGCCTATATTTCGGTTTTTGAAGCAATCTCCCGTTTGGCGATAGCATATCTCGTACAGTGTTTCTATGGCGATAAACTCATCGTCTATGCTTTGCTTTTGCTGGCTTTGCAACTGGGCGTTTGTCTCTTTTATGCGTTCTATTGTCGACGGAATTTTGCGGAGAGTAAAGCTCCGTTGGTTTACGAACGGAACCGCCTCAAAGAGATGTTTGCCTATTCGGGGTGGACTTCATTGGGAAATTTGGCCATAGCCGGTTACACCCAGGGTCTGAATATTTTGCTGAATATCTTTTTCGGCCCGTTGGTCAATGCCGCTCGGGGTATTTCGGTGCAGGTACAGGGAGCTGTTTCCCGGTTTGTTTCCAACTTTCAGGTTGCGATTAATCCACAAATAACCAAGTCTTATGCGGCCAATGACCTCGATTATATGCACAAGTTGGTGCTGTATAGCTCGAAATATGCCTTTTTCTTGATGCTGGTGTTGAGTTTCCCCATCACCATCAATGCCGAGTATATTTTACATTTGTGGTTGGGGGAGGTCCCGCAACATACCGTCGTTTTTGTGCAGTTGACACTTGCCATTTCGACATTGGAGTCGCTCAAACAGTCGGTACTTACCTCTCTCCATGCCACGGGACGCATACGCAAGGTGCAGATTATTGAGAGTTGTTCGTTGCTGATGATTGTTCCTATATCGTATCTTCTTCTCAAAAGCGGCGTAACACGACCTGAGGTGGTGTTTGTGGTATATTTTTGTGTCGAATTTTTTACCCAGGTGTTGCGTGTACATTATATTCTTCCCCTTATACAGTTGCCCGTGAAGCGTTATTTACAGGTGGTTGTAGCCCCTCTTTCTCTTATTACCGCATTCCTCGTGTTGTTGTTCCTTTTTTATAAACCGCACCCCGACTTCCTTTCTTTCGTTTCTTCCTCGCTTCTGAGCCTGTGTGTGATATTCTTGCTGATATATCTTATCGGCCTCACCTCGGGTGAACGGAATTTTTTGTTACAAAGACTTCGGCGTTTGCACCTTTCGAGCAAACATTGA
- the pstC gene encoding phosphate ABC transporter permease subunit PstC has protein sequence MKKWIDYIATRLFTVSGFVTSAAILLIIGFLFTEAVGLFNNPIIEDGYTLAVNKENKIKSLSAEQIKNLFDEEIPNWKELGGEDIPVQTFRLEDLSQYYSEEELGAEYEYAGNKIGDIIRQEKGMIAFVPKNLVQNEPGIRLIEDKNIPVKDVLLGKEWYPTATPSPIFGILPLLYGTLWVSFFAILIALPFGLSIAIYMSEVANPKIRKILKPIIELLNGIPSVVYGFFGLAVIVPSLQNVFDLPVGESGLAGSIVLAIMALPTIITVAEDAMRSCPRSMREASLALGSSQWQTIYKVVIPFSISGITSGVVLGIGRAIGETMAVLMVTGNAAVIPTSIMEPLRTIPATIAAELGEAPAGGAHYQSLFLLGVILFFITLFINSCVEIVSARNKIKK, from the coding sequence ATGAAAAAATGGATTGACTATATTGCAACGCGGTTGTTTACCGTCAGCGGCTTTGTAACCAGCGCGGCCATTTTGTTGATTATTGGTTTCTTGTTTACCGAAGCAGTCGGTCTCTTCAACAATCCGATAATCGAAGACGGATATACGCTCGCCGTCAACAAAGAAAACAAAATCAAATCGTTAAGTGCAGAGCAGATAAAAAACCTCTTCGATGAAGAAATACCCAACTGGAAAGAGTTGGGAGGCGAAGACATTCCCGTGCAAACATTCCGGCTCGAAGATTTGTCCCAATATTATTCCGAAGAAGAACTCGGAGCCGAATATGAATATGCGGGGAATAAAATAGGAGACATCATTCGGCAAGAAAAGGGCATGATTGCTTTTGTCCCCAAAAACCTGGTTCAAAACGAACCCGGCATACGCTTGATTGAAGACAAAAACATTCCGGTAAAAGATGTCTTGTTGGGCAAAGAATGGTACCCCACCGCCACACCGTCACCCATTTTCGGAATCCTGCCATTGCTGTACGGAACTCTTTGGGTAAGTTTCTTTGCCATACTGATAGCTCTTCCTTTCGGGCTTTCCATAGCCATATACATGTCAGAAGTGGCCAATCCCAAAATCAGAAAAATATTGAAACCGATTATCGAACTTCTCAACGGCATACCTTCTGTCGTATATGGATTTTTCGGATTGGCCGTCATCGTTCCTTCCCTGCAAAACGTCTTCGACCTCCCTGTCGGAGAATCCGGACTGGCCGGAAGCATCGTTTTGGCCATCATGGCTCTGCCTACCATCATCACCGTTGCCGAAGATGCCATGCGCAGTTGCCCAAGATCCATGCGAGAAGCCAGTTTGGCACTCGGTTCCTCACAATGGCAAACCATATACAAGGTCGTCATACCGTTTTCGATATCGGGTATCACCTCAGGTGTCGTTCTGGGCATAGGCCGCGCCATCGGCGAGACAATGGCCGTGCTTATGGTGACCGGCAATGCGGCGGTCATACCGACATCGATCATGGAACCGCTGCGTACTATCCCCGCTACGATTGCAGCCGAATTGGGAGAAGCCCCGGCCGGAGGGGCCCATTACCAATCCCTGTTCTTGCTCGGTGTCATTCTATTCTTTATCACATTGTTCATCAACTCCTGCGTGGAAATCGTTTCGGCACGCAACAAAATAAAAAAATAG
- a CDS encoding glutamine--tRNA ligase/YqeY domain fusion protein, whose translation MTQVAEQNEEEKKSLNFIELAVEADLAAGKNGGRLNTRFPPEPNGYLHIGHAKAICMDFGIAEKFGGTCNLRFDDTNPAREDVEYVDSIMEDIHWLGFDWGDRLYYASDYFPKLYDLAIRMIKEGYAYVDEQTSEQIAQQKGTPTQPGVSSPYRDRPIEENLDLFERMNKGEFEEGSMVLRAKIDMASSNMHMRDPIMYRIIKHPHHRTGTKWNVYPMYDFAHGQSDYFEGVTHSICTLEFEVHRPLYEWFVKFLADESYCPRQIEFNRLNLTYTVMSKRKLLQLVQEKLVCGWDDPRMPTLCGLRRRGYTPESIRNFVDKIGYTKFDGLIDVALLEHSIREDLNKNANRVAAVVNPVKLVITNYPEDQVEYLDTENNPEKPEAGVHSMPFTRELYIEREDFMENPPKKFFRMTPGQEVRLKSAYIVKCTGCKKNEAGEIEEIYCEYDAATRSGLPESNRKVKGTLHWVSARHAVEAEVRMYDRLFMVENPAEEKEKDFRELLNPDSLKVVKAYIEPYLAETAKCGDHYQFQRIGYFSVDPDTTPGHLVFNRTVSLKDSWEKIKDKH comes from the coding sequence ATGACACAAGTAGCAGAACAAAATGAAGAGGAAAAGAAAAGCCTGAATTTTATAGAACTGGCTGTCGAGGCCGATTTGGCTGCCGGCAAAAACGGAGGTCGGTTGAATACCCGTTTCCCGCCCGAGCCGAATGGCTATTTGCATATAGGCCATGCGAAAGCGATATGCATGGACTTTGGTATTGCCGAGAAATTTGGCGGAACCTGCAATTTGCGTTTCGATGACACCAACCCTGCCCGTGAAGATGTGGAATATGTCGATTCCATCATGGAAGATATACATTGGTTGGGCTTCGATTGGGGAGACCGTCTCTATTATGCATCGGATTATTTCCCCAAATTGTATGATTTGGCCATACGCATGATAAAAGAGGGCTATGCCTATGTCGACGAGCAGACCTCGGAGCAGATTGCCCAGCAGAAAGGTACCCCCACCCAACCCGGCGTGAGCAGCCCTTATCGCGACCGCCCCATAGAAGAGAATCTCGACCTTTTTGAACGCATGAACAAAGGTGAGTTTGAAGAAGGTTCGATGGTATTGCGCGCAAAAATCGACATGGCCTCTTCGAACATGCACATGAGAGACCCGATCATGTATCGCATCATCAAGCACCCGCATCACCGTACGGGAACGAAATGGAACGTATATCCCATGTACGATTTCGCCCATGGACAGTCGGACTATTTCGAAGGGGTGACCCACTCGATATGTACGTTGGAGTTTGAAGTACACCGCCCCCTGTATGAGTGGTTCGTGAAATTCCTTGCCGACGAGAGCTATTGCCCGCGACAGATCGAGTTCAACCGCCTCAATCTCACCTATACGGTGATGAGCAAGCGCAAATTGTTGCAGCTCGTGCAAGAGAAACTCGTGTGCGGTTGGGACGACCCCCGCATGCCGACCCTCTGCGGATTGCGCCGTCGCGGGTACACCCCTGAGTCGATACGCAATTTTGTCGACAAAATCGGCTACACCAAATTCGACGGTCTCATCGACGTGGCGTTGCTCGAACACAGCATACGCGAAGACCTCAACAAAAACGCCAATCGCGTGGCGGCCGTGGTCAATCCGGTGAAACTGGTCATTACGAACTATCCCGAAGACCAAGTCGAATACCTCGATACCGAAAACAATCCCGAGAAGCCCGAAGCCGGAGTGCACTCGATGCCCTTCACTCGGGAACTTTACATCGAACGGGAAGATTTCATGGAGAATCCGCCCAAGAAATTTTTCCGTATGACGCCGGGACAAGAGGTGCGACTCAAATCGGCTTATATCGTGAAATGTACCGGTTGCAAGAAAAACGAGGCCGGGGAAATCGAGGAAATATATTGCGAATACGATGCCGCCACCCGCAGCGGATTGCCCGAGAGCAACCGCAAGGTGAAAGGTACGTTGCACTGGGTGTCGGCGCGTCATGCGGTCGAAGCCGAAGTGCGCATGTATGACCGTCTTTTCATGGTCGAAAATCCGGCCGAGGAGAAAGAGAAGGATTTCAGAGAGCTTTTGAATCCCGATTCGTTGAAGGTCGTAAAAGCCTATATCGAGCCCTATTTGGCCGAGACGGCAAAATGTGGCGACCACTATCAATTCCAGCGTATCGGTTATTTCTCGGTCGACCCCGATACGACCCCGGGACATTTGGTCTTCAACCGTACCGTCTCCTTGAAAGATAGTTGGGAGAAAATAAAAGATAAACATTGA
- a CDS encoding DUF368 domain-containing protein: protein MEKRSAKDYVILMLKGMGMGAADVVPGVSGGTIAFIVGIYDELIDSIKSINMHSLKLLFTGKIAAFWKAINANFLFSLILGIGISIFSLAKLITFLLVNEPVLVWAFFFGLVLASTWFVSKDIKEWNWKTILGFAVGAVVAYYITVATPAETSTNLLFIFLCGAIAICAMILPGISGSFILVLLGKYFYIMEAVNTLDFVVLGVFAFGALLGITSFSRVLSFALKHFRNITLAVLTGFMLGSLNKVWPWKEVVETYVDSHDEVKPLIENNIWPNEHIIAGFALMVVGFALVYFLEKLSAKKSE, encoded by the coding sequence ATGGAAAAACGAAGTGCCAAAGATTATGTGATTTTGATGCTGAAAGGCATGGGTATGGGAGCTGCCGATGTTGTGCCCGGTGTGTCGGGCGGGACGATTGCTTTCATCGTAGGAATATACGACGAGTTGATAGACTCAATAAAAAGCATCAACATGCATTCGTTGAAACTCTTGTTTACGGGTAAGATTGCTGCTTTTTGGAAAGCGATAAACGCCAATTTCTTGTTTTCTCTGATATTGGGGATTGGCATCAGTATTTTTTCGTTGGCCAAACTCATTACGTTTTTGCTTGTAAATGAGCCGGTATTGGTGTGGGCATTCTTCTTCGGACTGGTATTGGCTTCGACATGGTTTGTCTCAAAAGACATCAAGGAGTGGAATTGGAAGACGATTTTGGGGTTTGCTGTCGGGGCAGTGGTTGCCTATTACATCACGGTTGCGACTCCTGCCGAGACATCGACCAATCTGTTGTTTATCTTCCTTTGCGGAGCCATTGCCATCTGTGCCATGATTCTTCCTGGCATATCGGGCAGCTTCATCTTGGTCTTGCTGGGGAAATATTTTTACATCATGGAGGCGGTCAATACGCTCGATTTTGTCGTCTTGGGTGTTTTTGCGTTCGGCGCATTGCTCGGTATCACGAGCTTCTCGCGGGTACTCTCTTTTGCGTTGAAGCATTTTCGCAACATCACGTTGGCGGTCCTCACCGGTTTCATGTTGGGTTCGCTCAACAAGGTGTGGCCGTGGAAAGAGGTGGTAGAAACTTATGTCGACAGCCATGACGAAGTGAAACCTTTGATCGAAAACAATATTTGGCCCAATGAGCATATTATCGCAGGATTTGCTTTAATGGTGGTCGGTTTTGCTCTTGTCTACTTCCTGGAAAAATTATCGGCAAAGAAAAGCGAATAG
- a CDS encoding glycosyltransferase — protein MKYSIITPVYNREDCIERCIRSVDNQSPQGDEANGFAIEHIVVNDGSRDNTGTLCEKWARESARLHYIDFPENRGTNAARNAAVRAASGDYIIILDSDDYFVGDALRFVDATIRSNPGYRYYMFAPDDIDYSSMRLEAGTTKELTYLDFLSGRIGGDFIHCIDAEIMKRYPFDERVRIHEGAFFLSFYKEAGKMLFTNRIVTIRERGRADSVTRETIRTRRILIERRMKAQELMLERFGDDMAAYRCSGQLAQLYVELIENYLLLGRYRQMDDLTRTYRTRWGMEPPRTRKVRCCKILGRMRLGFFYRMALYVYLHVKYKWLRRNVK, from the coding sequence ATGAAATACAGTATCATTACTCCTGTATATAATCGAGAAGACTGTATAGAGCGTTGCATAAGGAGTGTCGACAATCAATCTCCCCAAGGTGACGAGGCAAACGGCTTTGCAATAGAACATATCGTGGTCAATGACGGGAGCCGCGACAATACTGGAACTCTTTGTGAGAAGTGGGCAAGGGAAAGTGCCCGTTTGCATTATATCGATTTCCCCGAAAACCGGGGTACCAATGCCGCCCGCAATGCCGCGGTAAGAGCCGCCTCAGGCGATTATATCATCATACTCGACAGTGACGACTATTTTGTCGGTGACGCCCTGAGGTTTGTCGATGCCACAATACGCAGTAATCCCGGCTATCGCTACTACATGTTCGCCCCCGACGACATCGATTATTCGTCGATGCGTCTGGAAGCCGGGACAACGAAGGAACTGACTTACCTCGACTTTTTGAGTGGCCGGATAGGAGGGGATTTTATCCATTGCATCGATGCCGAGATAATGAAACGTTATCCGTTCGATGAACGTGTGCGCATACACGAAGGGGCCTTTTTCCTATCTTTTTATAAAGAGGCCGGCAAAATGTTGTTTACCAACCGTATCGTTACGATACGCGAACGGGGGCGTGCCGATAGCGTGACTCGGGAAACGATAAGGACACGTCGCATACTTATCGAACGTCGCATGAAAGCGCAAGAACTCATGCTCGAACGTTTTGGCGATGACATGGCGGCTTATCGTTGCTCCGGGCAACTTGCTCAACTTTATGTCGAGCTCATCGAGAACTATCTCTTGCTGGGACGGTACCGTCAGATGGACGATTTGACCCGTACCTATCGGACAAGATGGGGCATGGAACCTCCTCGTACGAGAAAAGTACGTTGTTGCAAGATATTGGGGCGTATGCGTTTGGGCTTTTTCTACCGCATGGCGCTTTATGTTTATCTGCACGTCAAGTATAAGTGGTTGAGACGGAACGTGAAATAA
- a CDS encoding LptF/LptG family permease, with protein MVKKIDLYIIRKFLGTYVFAIALIISIVVVFDVNEKLDALLKAPLKATIVDYYLNFIPYFVSLFSPLFTFISVIFFTSKLADNSEIIAMLASGISFKRLLVPYMISAGIIAGLNFYLNSYVIPPATATRIEYQNTYVKNKKVDYASNIQLQVEPGVIAYISRYDNRTKTGYRFSLEKFDGKILKSRLIAQSVTYDENYHWVVKNYVIRDFDGMHEYLSRGSQLDTLIHIEPADFLISKYDSELMTTPELKTYIERQKQRGVANIIGFEIEYHRRFANTAAAFILTLIGVSLSSRKVKGGMGFNIAMGLLLSFSYILFDMVSSTFAISGATSPQIAVWIPNILYAFIAIGLYFKAPK; from the coding sequence ATGGTAAAAAAAATCGACCTATATATTATACGGAAATTTTTAGGGACCTACGTCTTTGCCATAGCCCTGATTATCTCTATCGTCGTGGTCTTCGATGTGAACGAGAAACTCGACGCCTTGCTCAAAGCCCCGCTCAAAGCGACCATCGTAGATTATTACCTCAACTTTATTCCGTACTTTGTCAGCCTGTTCAGCCCGCTGTTTACCTTCATATCGGTCATATTCTTTACCTCGAAACTGGCCGACAATTCCGAAATCATTGCCATGCTGGCCAGCGGCATCAGTTTCAAACGGCTGCTCGTTCCCTACATGATTTCGGCAGGCATCATCGCCGGTCTCAATTTCTACCTCAACAGCTACGTTATCCCGCCGGCAACGGCCACCCGCATCGAATACCAAAACACCTATGTCAAGAACAAAAAGGTCGACTACGCCAGCAACATACAACTGCAAGTAGAGCCGGGAGTCATTGCCTACATCAGCCGATATGACAACCGCACCAAGACCGGATACCGTTTTTCGCTTGAAAAATTCGACGGGAAGATTCTGAAATCAAGACTCATTGCCCAATCGGTCACCTATGACGAGAACTACCATTGGGTCGTAAAAAACTATGTGATTCGCGACTTCGACGGCATGCACGAGTACCTCTCCCGCGGTTCACAACTCGACACGCTCATACACATCGAACCGGCAGATTTCCTCATCTCAAAATATGACAGCGAACTGATGACCACCCCCGAACTGAAAACCTACATCGAACGGCAGAAACAACGGGGCGTGGCCAATATCATCGGCTTCGAAATCGAATACCACCGGCGTTTTGCCAACACGGCAGCAGCCTTTATTCTCACCCTCATCGGGGTATCACTTTCTTCCCGCAAGGTCAAGGGGGGAATGGGGTTCAACATCGCCATGGGTCTGTTGCTGAGTTTTTCCTATATCCTCTTCGACATGGTCTCCTCGACATTTGCCATATCGGGTGCCACATCACCACAAATCGCCGTGTGGATTCCCAACATACTTTACGCGTTCATCGCCATCGGTCTATACTTCAAAGCCCCGAAATAA
- a CDS encoding tetratricopeptide repeat protein: protein MDNEEIDSELIRRYEEMLRRGERRYFDAEDLEDIAYEYELSEQYQEALDVIEYGLELHPGNPELLVRRAGYLLCLDRIDEAEKQISVLHSHSVDALLIQAEIALIRSEKTRAIAYIDELLDSDELSLDICLDVIDLFLDYDCLSETYAFIDEACRRLPKDEDALMRELAHIYEDQQQNDKAIDIYNKLLDKDPYSHSDWFDLARLLALQGRYDEAIEACDFALAIDENNVETMISKGCCLYDKGDFQSAMRIFDEVLEVAGDKSLAHAMLAACYSHMGLYERAINSLLLAIRYADYPNADFYYQLATNYYSINDLAHTREALEKTLEIDTYHVDAILFLGELDMYERHWADAEKHFQQALVLDPENAYACKNLAQLMEQLASLAEGEERSLYLGKAIEYYTKAADYSHYTDVEMLLSLALAHFKYGDVEEAMQLAGEIETLMGNAETLNNMDDENRRKVESLAHIMRLLRDELGRNLNTNL, encoded by the coding sequence ATGGATAATGAAGAAATCGATTCAGAATTGATACGCCGCTATGAGGAGATGCTTCGGCGGGGAGAACGCCGCTATTTTGATGCCGAGGACCTCGAAGACATCGCCTATGAATATGAGCTCTCGGAACAATACCAGGAGGCTCTCGACGTTATTGAGTATGGATTGGAGTTGCACCCCGGCAATCCCGAGTTGCTGGTGCGACGTGCCGGGTATTTGCTGTGTCTCGACCGCATCGACGAGGCCGAGAAGCAAATATCGGTGCTTCACAGTCATTCGGTCGATGCCCTTCTTATCCAAGCCGAAATAGCATTGATTCGTTCCGAAAAGACACGGGCGATTGCCTATATCGATGAATTGCTCGATTCCGATGAGTTGTCGTTGGACATTTGTCTCGATGTCATCGATTTGTTCCTCGACTACGATTGCCTTTCGGAGACATACGCCTTTATCGATGAGGCTTGCCGTCGATTGCCCAAAGATGAAGATGCCCTGATGCGGGAGTTGGCTCACATCTATGAAGACCAGCAGCAGAACGACAAGGCCATCGACATTTACAACAAGTTGCTCGACAAGGATCCCTATTCGCACTCCGACTGGTTCGACTTGGCTCGTTTGTTGGCCTTGCAAGGCCGGTATGACGAGGCTATCGAAGCCTGTGACTTTGCATTGGCTATCGACGAGAACAATGTCGAGACGATGATATCTAAGGGGTGCTGCCTCTATGACAAAGGCGATTTCCAGTCGGCCATGCGCATTTTCGATGAAGTACTCGAAGTCGCCGGCGACAAGAGTTTGGCTCATGCCATGTTGGCGGCCTGCTATTCTCACATGGGGCTCTACGAGCGAGCCATCAATTCGCTGTTGCTGGCCATACGTTATGCCGATTATCCGAACGCTGATTTTTATTATCAGTTGGCTACCAACTATTACAGCATCAACGATTTGGCTCATACGCGCGAAGCTTTGGAAAAGACACTCGAAATAGACACTTATCATGTCGATGCGATTCTTTTCCTGGGAGAACTCGATATGTATGAAAGACATTGGGCCGATGCCGAGAAACATTTTCAGCAAGCCCTTGTTCTTGACCCCGAAAATGCGTATGCCTGCAAAAACTTGGCCCAACTCATGGAGCAGTTGGCCTCATTGGCAGAGGGAGAGGAGCGGTCGCTTTATCTCGGAAAAGCCATTGAATATTACACCAAGGCGGCCGATTATTCGCACTATACCGATGTGGAGATGTTGTTGAGCCTGGCATTGGCTCATTTCAAATATGGTGATGTGGAAGAGGCCATGCAGTTGGCCGGAGAGATAGAGACTCTCATGGGCAATGCGGAGACTTTGAACAACATGGACGACGAGAATCGTCGGAAGGTGGAGTCTTTGGCTCACATCATGCGACTTCTGCGAGACGAACTGGGTAGAAACCTGAATACGAATTTGTAA
- a CDS encoding PstS family phosphate ABC transporter substrate-binding protein: MYKNILLILPLFLIFSQPSASQRIKGSDTVLPLTQKWAETFMHEYPNTSVTVTGGGSGVGISAIMEGTTDIAMSSRRIKFGEKMKLKQNSTEVNEVIVAYDALAVIVNPSNPVNNLTREELEAIFRGKITNWEEVGGPDAKIIVYSRETSSGTYEFFKESVLENKNYTNNILSMPATGAIIQSIRQTKGAIGYVGMAYLNPFVKAINVSYDGGKNYVHPSIENARAKKYPIVRPLYYYYNKKDEEKVRPYIQFITSEKAENISLELGFIPATL, encoded by the coding sequence ATGTATAAAAACATTCTTTTGATTCTCCCGTTGTTCCTCATCTTTTCTCAACCATCTGCTTCACAACGCATCAAAGGCAGCGACACGGTTCTTCCTCTCACCCAAAAATGGGCCGAAACATTCATGCACGAATATCCAAATACATCGGTCACCGTCACCGGTGGTGGCAGCGGAGTGGGCATTTCGGCCATTATGGAAGGGACGACCGATATTGCCATGTCTTCCCGGCGCATCAAATTCGGAGAGAAAATGAAACTGAAACAAAACAGCACCGAGGTCAACGAAGTCATTGTAGCTTACGATGCATTGGCAGTAATCGTCAATCCGTCAAATCCGGTCAACAATCTCACGCGAGAAGAATTGGAGGCCATTTTTCGGGGGAAAATAACCAACTGGGAAGAAGTGGGCGGCCCCGATGCCAAAATCATCGTATATTCACGGGAAACCTCATCGGGCACATACGAATTTTTCAAAGAAAGCGTGCTGGAAAACAAGAACTACACCAACAATATCCTTTCCATGCCGGCAACAGGAGCCATCATACAATCGATAAGACAAACCAAAGGAGCCATCGGTTATGTGGGCATGGCCTACCTCAACCCTTTTGTTAAAGCCATCAACGTATCATACGACGGTGGAAAGAACTATGTTCACCCGTCGATAGAAAACGCCCGGGCAAAAAAATATCCCATCGTGCGGCCGCTTTACTATTATTACAATAAAAAAGACGAAGAAAAAGTCCGTCCTTATATACAATTCATCACATCAGAAAAGGCCGAAAACATTTCTTTGGAATTAGGATTCATTCCCGCCACATTATAA
- a CDS encoding glycosyltransferase yields the protein MMISIIIPVYNAARYLRACIDSILSQSFNDYELIMVNDGSTDESLSILSEYEKTYSAIKLIDGPNEGVSKARNKGLARASGDWIAFVDADDYLLPGALTTLSQRALATNADVVLANAMKLKDGQMSLLHSWPDEVLPCDVTSIRHFALWGYLFRADIIRENKVRFIDGLAYSEDRLFIYRLIPCCREIAYCREAVYVYRLNTTSACASRDTLRKVLHQFRAAHCLREIAQSYSVEDGKTCRILNHDCDRLINQGIYSFVEYPSEKGTFAAIKNAYKSMFGWEIKSRARFYAAYVMAIARHKKRTLMTKKKEK from the coding sequence ATGATGATTTCGATAATTATACCGGTCTATAATGCGGCTCGTTATTTGCGGGCGTGCATCGACAGTATATTGTCTCAGTCGTTCAACGATTATGAGTTGATAATGGTCAATGACGGAAGTACCGATGAATCTTTGTCCATTTTGTCCGAATATGAAAAAACATATTCGGCAATAAAACTTATCGATGGTCCGAACGAAGGTGTCAGTAAAGCGCGTAATAAAGGCTTGGCGAGAGCGTCGGGCGATTGGATTGCATTTGTCGATGCCGATGACTATCTCCTGCCCGGTGCTTTGACAACTCTTTCGCAGAGAGCTTTGGCAACCAATGCCGATGTGGTCCTTGCCAACGCCATGAAGCTCAAAGACGGACAAATGTCGCTTCTCCATTCCTGGCCCGATGAGGTATTGCCGTGTGACGTGACGTCGATAAGGCATTTTGCCTTGTGGGGATATTTGTTCCGTGCTGACATTATTCGAGAAAATAAGGTGCGATTTATCGATGGATTGGCCTATTCCGAAGACCGCCTCTTTATCTATCGACTGATACCTTGTTGTAGGGAAATCGCCTATTGCCGTGAAGCGGTGTATGTTTACCGTCTCAATACGACATCGGCGTGTGCCAGTCGCGATACGTTGCGTAAGGTCCTGCATCAGTTCCGTGCCGCTCATTGTTTGCGGGAGATTGCCCAATCCTATTCGGTCGAAGATGGAAAAACGTGTCGCATATTGAATCATGATTGCGACAGGCTCATCAACCAAGGAATTTATTCATTTGTGGAATATCCTTCGGAAAAAGGTACGTTTGCGGCGATAAAAAATGCCTACAAGTCCATGTTCGGTTGGGAAATAAAGAGCCGGGCGCGATTTTACGCCGCCTATGTAATGGCCATTGCCCGTCATAAAAAACGCACCTTGATGACAAAAAAGAAAGAAAAATGA